The region CTCAGCCGTCTTTGCCATCCCCACGTGTCGTCACCAGCCAGGGGGTGTAGCGCCACATGAAAATCAGGAACGCTGCGCTCCAGGCCGCCGCTGAAGCCATCAAGGCATAGCTGTACCAAGCTGGCATCAGCATAGGCAGCAGCACCCGCAGCACAGCAGCCAGCATGATCAGCAGGTAGGCCGTCATCTCCAGTGAGTCGACCTGCAATGGGCGCCCCGTGTGACCACGTGACGTGCGTGTCATCATGCCAATGATCAACCCGCCGGTGGCCCCCACCGTGAGTGCGTGCACACCCAGCGAAGTGGTGATCCACCCGAGCTGTGCCACGGCTAGCAAAGCCAGTCCAACTGACAGCCACACATATGAAAAATGCAGAATCCAGACAATGGGGCGGCCCAGCGTGGCCAGCGGGTGCCAGCGCAGCTGGCGGCTCAAGTTAAGCATGCTGGCCAGGGCCAATGCCGCTGCCGCCAAGCCACTGTGCCAGCCTGTCACCCATAACACCAAACCAAGGGCAGCAGCGGTCAAAGTACTGCGTTCCAGCCAGACGACAGGTTCAATTTTGATGCCCAGTGCGGTGGCGGTAAAAAATGGCACCACACGCCCGGCTATTACACACTCAATCATCACGATGAATCCCAACCCCGTGTACAAACTGTTCATCGGAGCGAGGTCGATGGTGCCAGTCGCAGACAAATGGAACGTCAGGTTCACCAGGGAAAGTAACAACAAAATAAGCGCCAACGGCACGTTGCGCCAATTGCGTGAGCGAATCAGCAAGCGCAGAAATATGAGCCCCACAATGGGCAGCAGGGTTAGATCCAATACCGCAAATACTACATAGGGTGCCACCAGCGAGGCCACGCGCGCACTGAGCCACAGCAAGATTAAAAACCCCAAAGCCGGGCCACGTGGGGTGGCCAGACCAGTCCAGGTTTTACCGGCGGTCATCAAAAAACCCACAATGACCGCAATAGCAAAGCCAAACAACATTTCGTGCGCATGCCACAGCAATGCTGGCTGCGATGGGGCCCAGGTGATGGCACCCAGAAAGACAGCCACCCAAAGCGGCACGATCAGCGCAGCCAACAAGGCGGCTCCGAGATAAAAAGGGCGAAAAGCCAGGCGCAACCAAGGCATGCCATAGGGCGCTGGCGTGGTCGGTGATTGACCGAAGATAGGTAATGACATGCTTACTTTCCTGAGGTGGTTATTGAGGGAGTAACAGGGGCTTGGGGTGTGTCGACTGGTGCCATTTGTTGATCACCCCAGGCCAGCCAGTCTTCGCCAAAAAGCTCTGCGGGATGCGGTGAGCGTTCGTTGGCGCAAGCCATGGCATCGGTGGCACAAAATTGGTCACAACCCCAGCAGATGCGCTCGGGGTTGGCAGGATGAATGGGAAATTTCTTGGCCATGACGGGTTTTGCTTGAACTGATCAGCGTGGAATCACAAAAGTGGATTTTTCTTCTACCGACACAACTTTGCCGTCGTCCTGGGTGTCAACCTTGAACATGATCGGGCTGGCTTTGCCCCGGTACGCTTGTGCAGCTTCAGCTGGCAAGGTCAACCGAATGGTCAGCGAGCCAATGCCTGCGGCCGGTACGGTCAACACCGGGTGGGTTGCCAGGGTCAGGCCCGCCAGACCCTGGACACTGGCGTGGTAGGTTTGTGGGGTTTCGGTGGTGTTCATGACCTGCAGACGGTAGACGTTTTCGATGTTGCCATTGCCGGTTTCTCGGGCCATAGTGCCACGGTCTTTGATGACATCCACTGCAAATCCTTTGCGCGTGGCCAAGCCACCAACAAAGAAGGACATGACCACCAGAAACAGCAGGCCATAGGCCCACACGCGTGGCCGCCACACCCGCTGTACCATCTGCTTGGGGGTCAACTTGTTAGCCATACCCCTGCCTGACGAATAGCGAATCAGGCCCTTGGGATAATTCATTTTTTCCATCACCTCGTCGCAGACATCTATGCAGGCAGCACACGCAATACATTCGTTCTGCAGACCGTTGCGGATGTCAATGCCGGTGGGGCAAACCTGCACACACAGTGTGCAGTCAATGCAGTCGCCCAAGCCCAATGTTTGTGGGTCGACGTTGCGTGGGCGTGATCCCCGGGATTCGCCACGCTCGGTGTCATAGGCAATAACCATCGAATCCATGTCAGTCAGGGCACTTTGAATGCGGGCGTAGGGGCACATTTGTTTGCAGATCTGTTCGCGCAGATAGCCTGCATTGCCATAGGTAGCAAGGCTGTAAAACAATACCCAAAACCATTCCCAGGGCGAAAGCGACAATGCCAGGAGTTCGCCAGCTAAGTCCCTGATAGGCGTGAAGTAACCAACAAAAGTAAAGCCTGTGAAGAGGCTTACCCCCAGCCACAAGACTTGTTTGGCACCTTTCCGGGTGAGTTTTTCAGCGCTCCAACGCGCAGCATCCAGACGTATGCGGGTCAGTCGGTTGCCTTCGGTAATGCGCTCAATCCACATGAAAACTTCGGTGTAAACCGTTTGTGGGCAGGCATAGCCGCACCAAAGACGTCCTGCCACCGCAGTAAAGAAAAAAAGCGTTAAGGCTGCCAGTACCATCAAGACCGCCAGATAAATCAAGTCTTGCGGATGTAACACTAGACCAAAGATCAGAAAGCGGTTTTCGGTGAGGTCAAACAAAACTGTTTGCCGTTGATTCCATTGGAACCAAGGCAACCCATAAAACACCAGTTGTGTTACCCACACCATAAGCCAGCGTAAACGGGTAAACAAGCCATGAACGGTACGCGAGTAAATTTTGGTTTGCTCATCGTTAACTAAAAAGACTTCATCTGTCTTCGTGTCTAGAGGGACTGGCTGGATAGGAATGATTTTTGAGTGAGCAGGTTTTTCCATGAATGACGTACAGCATCTAAAGATGAATTTAATATGGATATTATTTTATTCGGATAATATCCACTTTGTATGAATCTTTAATTAACCTTGCTGATCTATGCGCCTCACCCAGTGGACCGATTACACGCTACGCGTACTGATGTACTGTGCTGCCAGCCAGTTGCGTACACAACCTGTCACCATCACCGAAATTGCCGAGAATCATGGCATCTCACGTAGTCATTTGACCAAAATTGTGCAAGAGTTGGCCGCCCGGGGATGGCTGGAAACTACACGTGGGCGAGGTGGTGGCATGCGCTTGCTAGTGTCTGCCCATGAGCTACGTTTGGGTGATGTGGTGCGGGCCACCGAGACCGACTTTGCGGTAGTCGAGTGTTTTGAAACTAGTACAAATCAGTGCCGTTTAAGTCGGCATTGCCAACTTCAACGGGTTTTGGATCGGGCTACACAGAGTTTTTTGAGCACACTTGATGAAGTGACCTTGGCCGATTTGGTGTCCCCTGTGCCTGCCAGCACCCAGTCTTTGACATGGATACCTGGCTTACCTTCACTTTTTGTAGAGGGGTGAAACTATTGCATAGTTTGGCTTCAAACGTTTGCTCTTGCGCATGAATTGTTACCCGTGCGTTTGGAGCGATTGCACACTGTTGTGCGACTCTTACCTGAGTCAACCAATAACTTCGCTCTGTCGGTGTCTTGCTTGGACAGGATCTAAAGTAAGCTATTTTCAGAGGCCATTACGGCGGCGTGTACCCGTGAGCTCACTCCCAATTTACGCAACACGTGTTGAACATGGATTTTGACAGTGGTCTCCACAATGCCGTGCTCACGTGCAATTTCTTTGTTGCTGGCACCTCGGGCAATACCGCGCAAAATATCAAGTTCTCTGGGTGATAGGCTGGCCATGGCTTGTCCTGCTGGGGTGGACGCTTTGATCATGTTAGGTGGCGGGGCAGCGCCTATCCCTGAGCCTGATTTCATGGCCATGCTTTTATAGGCGGAAATTAGTTTCCCCATCATCTCAGGTGCAATGATGCTGTCACCCTGAATGGCCCGATGGATGGCTGCGGTGAGATCGTCGCCTTCCATCGTTTTGAGCAGGTAGCCACAGGCACCACCATGTAAGGCCGCTGCAAGATCGTCTTCGTCCTCACTGACCGTCAGCATCAAAATGCAGGCATTGGGTGCTGCTTCAATCAGTGATGGCAAGGCATTAACACCATTGACTCCAGGTAAATGGTTGTCCAGCAAGATGACATTAGGTTGCAACTCCTGTGCTTTGCGCAGAGCTTGTCCTGCATCGGCTGCATCACCTACAACAAGCAAATTTGTGTCGCGTGCCAACAATGCTGTCAGGCCACGACGAAATAAGGTGTGATCGTCGACCACCAGGATACGAGTTGGACTGCTATCGAATGTCGTCATATGGTTTGGCTGTTTCCCATGCGAGCGGGATTGGTGGTGCTAGGCGGTGATTGTTTCGGCAGGGACAGTATCACAGAGCTACCGCATAACGGTGTTGAAATCACCTCAATATGGGCACCAATGCGCTGAGCTCGTTCGTTCATGATACGCATACCCACATGGGTCTCATCGTGCTGATCCGTATCAGGATTAAAACCAATCCCATCGTCGCGTACCTCAAAGCGCCACGTGGGTTGTTGCTGAACATCCAGCCAGGCTTGTGAGGCTCGGGCGTGTTTGCGGACATTGGACAGTGCTTCCTGAAGGATGTGAAGCACTTGGATTTGCACATCAGGTGCCAGCGGCAAGCCCTGCCCATTGATGGACAAGGTAGTTTTAATGCCACTTTGATGTTCAAATTTTTGTAGTGTGGTAACTAAAGCGGGTTCAATGTCTTCGGTATTGGTCCGCGTTCGAAAGTGCATCAGCAACTCACGTACGTCGCCATAACTCTCGCGTACACCAGCATCAATTTCTTCAAGGATTTTGGCCACTTCAGATTCGTTGCTGGTCTTTATAGCATCACGCATCAATTGCACTTGAATTTTCAAAAACGCCAAGGATTGGGCAATCGAGTCATGCAGTTCGCGTGCCAGCAGGTGGCGCTCCTGTGAGACAGCAGCTTCTTTTTCAAGCGAGTTCAAACGCAAGTTTTCCATACCACTTGCTAGATGACTGCTTAAAGCCTCAAGCAATGAACGCTCGGAGGCGCTGGGGATGATGTGTGCGTGATAAAACAAGGCCACTTCCCCCATCACAGTCTCGTGCAGTCGAACCGGGATGGTGACCAGTGTTTCAAAACCAACCCGAGCGCAGTGTGGCAACGGGGTAGGCTTCAAACTTCGAATAGGGACTACTTTTAATGTATGTTCCTCCATGGATGCTCCGCAGTGGCAATCTCCAGAGTAAATGCATTGCTCTGCATCCACCATGGCAGCGGGCAGGCCATGGGCTGCCAGCATCAGATAGCGTTGGCCGCCCTGGTTGGACCAACGCAGGGCAACGCCATCGGCATGCGATATTTGGGCGATATTTTTAGTGAACTCTTGTGCCAAAGCATCTAAAGATGTGGCTTTGGCAACCAGATTGGTGACAGCGTAAAGGCTTTCTAGTCGTTCAGATTTTTCTTGTAGCAATAGTGTTTTTTCTGACACTTTGCCCTCCAGATTTCTGTACATGGATTGCAGGTGTTCTGCCATACCATTAAATCCATCTGCAAGGGTACCGAATTCGTCGCTAGAGACACGTGTTACCCGTGCATCAAAGTCACCCAGCTGAATTTTTTCAATTGCTTGTTTGAGTTGCCCCACAGGCTCCAATACAAATAAATAGCCGGTGTATAACAACACCGTGGCACCTATGATGACAGAGGCCAGCATGCTCATTTGCAGCAAATGAAGTAGGGCAGTCCAATGTGCAATGTGCACTTCAATGTTGTTAACAAAGTCATCAATGTGGGAGGCAAATGCCACGGTATCAGCTCTAAGTTCTCCAAAAACTGTCGGGTGAACTTCAATCCATCGGGACTGATAACGATTCCAGTCGGCTTCAACCACGGCAAACCGTTCAATAGTGCCTTCGTCCCATGGTACAAACAAAGGGCGTTCAGGATCTCCGTTTTTCAGAGTCACCAGACTATGTTCGAATTCAGATTTTTGTGCGTTGAGTTCAAACGTTTCTCCGGTGCCAATAGAGAGTGACATGCGGTAAGACTGCATCCGCATGCGTCCAGCTTCATTAACGGCGGCGGCACCTCCATCGAGTTGCCAAGATACCCAAAGGGTGGCAATAGTCGCTGCAAATACCAATAGTAAAAATGGCATGCCAACCATGAGCAGCTTGCTGCCCAGGCTCCAGTGCCGGGAGGGTGACATGATGAGTTATCTTGCTGCTTGGTAATGTCAAGGTTGCTTATTTATGCAACGTGCTCAAAAATAGCTGCAATCCCCTGTCCTCCCCCAATACACATCGTGACCAGCGCATAACGCCCACCGATACGTTCAAGCTCATACAGGGCCTTGACTGTGATCAATGCACCGGTAGCTCCAATTGGATGACCGAGTGAAATACCCGAACCATTTGGATTTACCTTGGCTGGGTCTAGTCCCAGATCACGGCTGACTGCGCAGGCTTGGGCAGCAAAGGCTTCATTGGCCTCAATCACATCCAGGTCATTGACTGTCAAGCCTGCTTTTTTCAAGGCCAGCTGGGTTGCAGGCACAGGACCGATACCCATGTATTTGGGGTCTACACCGGCGTGGGCGTAGGCCACCAGTCGCGCCAGAGGTTTCAGACCACGGGCTTGGGCGGTGGCAGCTTCCATCAACACCACCGCTGCAGCTGCATCATTGATGCCGGAGGCATTGCCCGCTGTGACGGTGCCGTTTTCTTTCAGGAAGGCAGGTTTGAGCTTGGCCAGATCGGCCAGGCTGCAATTGGGGCGGTAGTGTTCATCGGTGTCAAACACCACATCACCTTTGCGGCCCTTCAGGGTCACCGGCATGATCTGACTTTTGAAGTAACCACCCTCGATGGCGCGTTGGGCGCGGTTGTGGCTCTCCACGGCCAATGTATCCTGGTCTTCGCGGCTGATACCCCACTTGGCGGCAATGTTTTCAGCGGTGACCCCCATGTGGATGGTGTGAAACGGGTCGTGTAGTGCCCCCACCACCATGTCCACTATCTTGGTGTCACCCATACGGGCACCCCAGCGCATGTTCAGGCTGGCGTAGGGGGCACGGCTCATGGCCTCGGCCCCACCGCCAATGGCAATATCGCAGTCACCCAGCAAAATGCTTTGACTGGCCGACACAATGGCTTGCAGGCCTGAACCACACAAACGGTTCACGTTGAAGGCGGGTACACCATCAATGCAGCCACCGTTGATGGCGGCCACACGGGACAGGTACATGTCTTTGGGTTCGGTATTGACTACATGGCCAAATACCACGTGGCCGACTTCGTCGCCCTTGACCTGGGCGCGGCTCAACACCTCGCGCACGATCTGCCCAGCCAATTCGGTTGGGGCAATGTCTTTCAGGCTACCGCCATAGGTGCCGATGGCTGAACGGGCTCCACTCACGATCACAACTTCACGCGTCATTTCAAGTCTCCTTGTGTTTAATAAATAATTACAAAATCATTTTGGTGCTGTTTTCTGAGAACGTAAAGACCTTATAAGAGGTCATCTTAAGCTCGCAGGATTTAATCACAGTGGGTAAGTTCTCCATCTCTTGGGCGATCCCCTTGCAACGGGGGGGGTCATTGGGCATCTCGGACATCTGCCACAGCCTGCTGACCAAAATCTGGTCTTTGCAGCCATTCCAGTACGCGTTTCGCGGCCTGACTGGCTGATGTAAGCTGGCCGGACTGCTTCAATTGGGCAAAACCGGTTTGATCAGGAAAACTATCAGGATCCGCGCTACGCAGTTGTGTTTGCATGTCGGTGTCAATCACGCCAGGTGCCAATGCGCAGACTTTGGCACCGTTGGTTTCGCGTGACTCGTCAAGTGCCAAACAACGGGTGAAATGATCCAATCCTGCCTTGGCTGCACAGTATGCCGCTTGTGAAGCCATCGGGCGGCGCCCCAAGCCAGAGGAAATATTGAGTACTTTGCGCGAACACTGAAGGGTCAAGGTGGCATTCAAAAAGGCCGCAGTAAGCAACATGGGGGCTTCCAGCCCCACTCTTAGAGCACGCGCCAACTCCAGAGGGTCGGATGCACTCAACGGGACAATGGCAGGGATTACACCGGCGTTATTGATCAACGTGGCACTCTCGTATGTCAATAGAGGTAGGGCACTCAACCAGTGTGTAAGTTGACTTGCGACCGGCTGGACATCTGATAAATCCAGTGACCATTGCTCCAATAAACAATCTTTTTGGGCGGCCAGTGCCGCCAAGCTTGAATGGGTGTGGCGCGAGATGCACAGCAGATGATGATTCGGTGCGATTAATTGTTCTGCCATGGACAAGCCCATGCCGCGCGATGCTCCAGTGAGAATAAAGAGGTGACTCACGATCTATTTTCCGTTTTAGAAATCATTTGACAATTGTTTGGTCAGAAGGGTGCCGGACAGACAAAATGCAGGATTTCTGAACGGATCGGGTGGTTTAGTTTAAGTTCACATGCGTGTAGCAGTAGTCGCTCAGATGCCAAGGCGACAGGCGGTGGCGCGTAAAGTTGGTCACCCAAAATGGCATGACCAAGGGCTTGAAGATGTACACGCAATTGGTGCGATCTGCCGGTGATGGGTTCTAATAACAAACGTGTGGTGTTCCGCGTTTGGTCAGTAGACAACACTCGCCAGCGCGTGGTGCTGGGTTTGCCGTGTTGCGCATTAATGATGCGTTTAGGGCGGTTGGGCCAGTCCAGAAAGATGGGTAAGTTGATGAGTTGCCAGTCGGTGTTCGGTGAACAAAGTAAACCATCAACGATAGATTCATAACGCTTGTGAATGCTGCGTGTAGCAAACGCATCATTTAGGCACCGCTGCGCCACTGAGGAACGCGCCATGATTAACAATCCAGAAGTAGCCATGTCAAGTCGATGTACCACCAAGGCATCCGGGTAGAGCCGCTGGGCACGGTTACTCAGGCAATCCTGCTTGTCCACTCCTTTACCTGGCACGCTTAATAAACCTGCTGGCTTATTCAAGACCAGCAGGGCATCATCCACATACACAACTTGAACTTCAGTCAATTGTTTTGTTCTCTGATCAATTTTTGAACTGTAGCGCAGAGTTCATCCACATCATTGGGTTTGTGGATCAGGGCACGTGCACCAGCCGCAACGGCTTCACGTTCAATATCCGGAGTAACGTAGCCAGAGGCTAAAGCTACTGGTAAGTCAGGACGGAAGAGCTGCACATCACGCAATAAATCCACTCCGCTATAGCCTGGCATGTTGTAGTCCGTCACCAGTAGGTCGCAAGTAAAACTGGAATCGCGCAACTGAGCCAATGCTTGAAGTGGATCGGTAAAGGTGATGACACAGTAGCCTTTGCGGGTCAGCAAACGTTTGAGTAAAAATACCAGTGCTTCATCGTCATCGACCACCATCACGGACTGTCCCAAGCCCAAATCAGGATGGTTCTCAATCGGCGCAGGATGTACTAATTCGATTTCGGCATCGGTCACCGGAAAATGCAGATCGAACGTGCTACCGCGACCCGGTGAACTTTGAACTTTAATGCTGCCCATATGAGCGCGCATGATGCCATGTACTACGGACAAGCCTAAGCCGGTGCCTTGACCGACGGGTTTGGTGGTGAAAAATGGTTCAAAAATGCGCTCCTGGGTGGCTTGGCTCATACCGCAACCGGTGTCACTCACGCTGAGCTTGACATGTTGCCCCCTGAGTCCGCTACGCCGTTCAGGCTGATCATCAGGTGTGCGCAATGTGTATGAAAGCTCAACCCGAAGCACGCCGGGCTGCGCCGCCATGGCGTGAATAGCGTTGTTGCACAAGTTGAGAAGTGCCTGTTCGATTTGTGTGGCATCTGCCATCACCAGCGGTGTTGCATCATTGATGTGGGCTTGCAAACTGACATTCGGTGGTAATGTAACTTTGACCAGGCGTAAGGCTTCATGTACAACGGTTGCCAATTGCAAGGGGGTGCGCCGGGGAGGGTCGTTGCGGCTGAATGTCAGGATTTGCCGCACCAAGTCGCGCGCACGTTTGCCAGCCTTGTCAATTTCGTCAAGACTGGTGGCTGCAGCACTGCCGGGCATCGTGTCCATTTTAGCTAAAGCGACATTACCCAAAATGGCACTGATGATGTTATTGAAATCATGTGCAATACCCCCCGCCATGGTCCCAATGGCCTGCATTTTTTGGGACTCACGCAACTGCGACTCAAGGACGTTGCGATGCGCCTCCATCTTTTTGCGTGCGGTCAGGTCATGGGCAAAAAAGGTCACCACCTCACCATCTACATGGTGTTCAAACGACAGGCTAACTTCCAGAGGTACTTTTTCTCCCTGACTGGTCAAACCCATCATTTCACCCAATTGGGCATGGCTGGTGAGGTCACCGTAAGACAGAGCACGCGCAGCATCTGGTAAAAAATCAGTCAGCGGACGACCCAATGCGTCTTCAGTGGTGCACTGAAAAACGCTGGCAGCTGTAGGGTTAAAAACCATGATACGGTGGTCTTTGTCCGCACACAAAATGGCATCTAGTGATGAGTTGATGATGGCTGCTAAGCGTGTTTTGCTTTGAACCAACTGGTCGTTGCGCTCCTGTAGAGCTTGTGCGCTACGCTGCAGCGCATGGCGTTGGGCCAGTAAAGGTCCCTGGTCAATGATGGCGCAAATGAAACGGGGGGATTCGTCTTCGGCATGAACAATTCTGGCCACATGGATGTCGCCAGTAAATACACCATTTGATCCACCAGAAAATTCAATTTCATCAAGTTCATAAGACCCCTGTTCTTTTGCCAGGAAAAAACACAGGCGTACGCGGTCCAATTCTGATGGATTAACGAGTGGATATAAAAAGGTTAGAGGTGGGTCACTCTCAAGAGGGCGGAATAAATCAAGGGCACGACCATTTGTTTCAAGGATTAAGCCGGACTCTTCGACAACCATCAACGCCAGTGGCACATGGGAAAAAAGGGTCACAAAGCGCTCGGAAGCACCTTCAGCTTCCGCCTGACTGAAGCGTAGCGCCTTGTTTTGAATTTCAAGCTCTGCTTGATATTGCCTCAGGTTGTCAACCAGGCGGGCATTTGAAAACTTATCTGGCAGGCCAGCCGCCACACGTCCAGGTCCACCCAAGCGTTTGGGTTTGACTGTGGATTGTTTTTGGGAAATGTGGAGGAAAGGTCGAATCATGCGGGCCAGGCCGCAGCCAATTTCAGCAATTCAACGGGATGTGTTCTTGAGTTTGCCACGCACAGGTACAACCGTGGTAATGGTTGGGCGCACTGCATCGGCGGAAACAGGTTTGGGGGGTGAGGTGTCTTTCTTTGGTTTTTTGACCATCTTGTTGCTTTGTTGACCTTTTGCCATGTTGTTCTCCATTAGAAATAGATTGGGTCGTGTGACGGATCGTGCCGTGACATTATCGGTGTACCACCGTAAAACCTGATGAAAAGTTAAATTTCTACTTCCATCTGCTAATAAATTAATATGGCGTAAAAATGTCCCGGCTCAGTATGCAAAATCGCAATTGGGAGTCATTATTCAACTTGTCTATCCTCCATGCTCCGATTGAAATTATTTTTTGCCTTCATCATCGGTTTGAGTGTTGCTTCAGCAAAGGCCAGAGAGGTCATTTCTGAGCGAGATTACCTTGACGATATGCCAATTGTGTTGTCCGTATCGCGCTTGCCTCAGCGGCTAGATGAGACACCTGGTGCCGTCACCGTGCTGGATCGTGGCTTTATTCGCAGCAGTGGTGCCAGGGATGTGGCTGACTTGTTGCGTTGGGTGCCTGGTTTCCAGGCCAGTACATCGTTTGAAGCGGTTGCTCCTGTGGCAAGTTATCACGGTGGTTTCGATCAGTATTCCAATCGAATGCAGGTGCAAGTCGACGGGCGATCGGTGTATTCCCCTTACTTTATTGGTGGCGTGGGTTCTGGCTTGCAAACAGTGGCTATGCAAGACATTGAGCGTATTGAGGTGCTTCGAGGTTCCAACTCTGCAAGTTACGGAGCACGTGCGATGTTGGGGGTAGTTAATATCGTGACACGGCAACCCCAGGACACTTTGGGGTCGAAGTTTAGTCTGACCCGAGGTGAAGGCGGTATTTTTGATACGCAAGCAAGTTTTGGCTGGGGCCTGGCTTCCGGTGCTGTGCGTTTGGGTGTTGATCGGCGTGCAGATGATGGTTTGTTGGGTGCCAATGGCCAAAATCAGCTCAATCGCGTCAATCTTCGAGCCGACGTTCGAACGGATGCTGGAAATGATTGGCAATTAAGGGCTGGCATGACCGCTTTGACTTCTGGCAAAGGACAATTTGGGTCTATTGAGGCGCGCTCAGCTCAACTCGATACCAGTTTCATCCAGCTGGATTGGCGCAGAAATTTGGACATGGACAGTGATCTTGCAGTAAGTCTGTCGCAAACGCAGGAAAAATACGCGGACACAATTTCAGCTTACAACCTCAACTATGACGGTGTCTCCAGCAACACCACACTTACCACTACACATACTTTTCGTCTTGGTGCAGAGAAGCGGATAGTTTGGGGCGGTGAATTTCGCAGTGAGTCCATCGTGTCAAAGTCTTTCTACAACCAGGACAACGCGATGGTGACCGAATATTCGAGGATATTTGGTAATTTTGAATGGCGGTTGGGTACGGATTGGCTGCTTAATGCAGGTGCTTTGGCTGAGCACAGCAGTGTGGCTGGAAGCTCTGTAGCGCCACGCGTGATGATAAATTGGCATTTTTTACCTGGGCATACCTTGCGTGCTGGAGCGTCAAGAGCCTATAGGCCACCAAGCACCTTTGAAAAGTCAGCTAATCTTTATTTGATGGGCGCTCCCTATATTTTGGCCAGTGGAAATGTCACGCCAGAAAGTTTGAAAGTGACCGAGCTGGGTTACTTGGTCGACCTACCGAAAAATGGTTTGAGTGGTGACTTGCGGGTTTTTCGTGAAGCTTTAAGTGGCTTTATTCGCCAGCAAAACAACACGCCGACAAGAGACTACGCCAATGACGAAGATTTTGCCATTCAAGGCTGGGAATATCAGCTGAAATGGCGACCCTGGTCGGGTGCACAGCTGATAATCAACCAAACGTATACAGATAACAGTTCGATGCGTTACGGGACAGGTACCGCCTATGCAGCCCCCAAGATGGCCAGTTCTCTGGTTTGGATGCAGAAGTTAAGTTGCGGGCTGGATCTGACCTTGATGCACCAAGACAGTGGCACGGCCACCTTGCAGGGCTCGGGTTTGGGTAGCCGGGTAGCTATGACACGCACAGATTTGCGTTTGGGTTGGCCTTTACGTTGGGGCGCACATACTGGTGAGTTGGCGCTGACACTGCAAAACTTGGGGTTACCTT is a window of Rhodoferax lithotrophicus DNA encoding:
- the bktB gene encoding beta-ketothiolase BktB, producing the protein MTREVVIVSGARSAIGTYGGSLKDIAPTELAGQIVREVLSRAQVKGDEVGHVVFGHVVNTEPKDMYLSRVAAINGGCIDGVPAFNVNRLCGSGLQAIVSASQSILLGDCDIAIGGGAEAMSRAPYASLNMRWGARMGDTKIVDMVVGALHDPFHTIHMGVTAENIAAKWGISREDQDTLAVESHNRAQRAIEGGYFKSQIMPVTLKGRKGDVVFDTDEHYRPNCSLADLAKLKPAFLKENGTVTAGNASGINDAAAAVVLMEAATAQARGLKPLARLVAYAHAGVDPKYMGIGPVPATQLALKKAGLTVNDLDVIEANEAFAAQACAVSRDLGLDPAKVNPNGSGISLGHPIGATGALITVKALYELERIGGRYALVTMCIGGGQGIAAIFEHVA
- a CDS encoding SDR family NAD(P)-dependent oxidoreductase; translation: MVSHLFILTGASRGMGLSMAEQLIAPNHHLLCISRHTHSSLAALAAQKDCLLEQWSLDLSDVQPVASQLTHWLSALPLLTYESATLINNAGVIPAIVPLSASDPLELARALRVGLEAPMLLTAAFLNATLTLQCSRKVLNISSGLGRRPMASQAAYCAAKAGLDHFTRCLALDESRETNGAKVCALAPGVIDTDMQTQLRSADPDSFPDQTGFAQLKQSGQLTSASQAAKRVLEWLQRPDFGQQAVADVRDAQ
- a CDS encoding RluA family pseudouridine synthase, producing MTEVQVVYVDDALLVLNKPAGLLSVPGKGVDKQDCLSNRAQRLYPDALVVHRLDMATSGLLIMARSSVAQRCLNDAFATRSIHKRYESIVDGLLCSPNTDWQLINLPIFLDWPNRPKRIINAQHGKPSTTRWRVLSTDQTRNTTRLLLEPITGRSHQLRVHLQALGHAILGDQLYAPPPVALASERLLLHACELKLNHPIRSEILHFVCPAPF
- a CDS encoding PAS domain-containing hybrid sensor histidine kinase/response regulator, producing the protein MIRPFLHISQKQSTVKPKRLGGPGRVAAGLPDKFSNARLVDNLRQYQAELEIQNKALRFSQAEAEGASERFVTLFSHVPLALMVVEESGLILETNGRALDLFRPLESDPPLTFLYPLVNPSELDRVRLCFFLAKEQGSYELDEIEFSGGSNGVFTGDIHVARIVHAEDESPRFICAIIDQGPLLAQRHALQRSAQALQERNDQLVQSKTRLAAIINSSLDAILCADKDHRIMVFNPTAASVFQCTTEDALGRPLTDFLPDAARALSYGDLTSHAQLGEMMGLTSQGEKVPLEVSLSFEHHVDGEVVTFFAHDLTARKKMEAHRNVLESQLRESQKMQAIGTMAGGIAHDFNNIISAILGNVALAKMDTMPGSAAATSLDEIDKAGKRARDLVRQILTFSRNDPPRRTPLQLATVVHEALRLVKVTLPPNVSLQAHINDATPLVMADATQIEQALLNLCNNAIHAMAAQPGVLRVELSYTLRTPDDQPERRSGLRGQHVKLSVSDTGCGMSQATQERIFEPFFTTKPVGQGTGLGLSVVHGIMRAHMGSIKVQSSPGRGSTFDLHFPVTDAEIELVHPAPIENHPDLGLGQSVMVVDDDEALVFLLKRLLTRKGYCVITFTDPLQALAQLRDSSFTCDLLVTDYNMPGYSGVDLLRDVQLFRPDLPVALASGYVTPDIEREAVAAGARALIHKPNDVDELCATVQKLIREQNN
- a CDS encoding TonB-dependent receptor plug domain-containing protein — protein: MLRLKLFFAFIIGLSVASAKAREVISERDYLDDMPIVLSVSRLPQRLDETPGAVTVLDRGFIRSSGARDVADLLRWVPGFQASTSFEAVAPVASYHGGFDQYSNRMQVQVDGRSVYSPYFIGGVGSGLQTVAMQDIERIEVLRGSNSASYGARAMLGVVNIVTRQPQDTLGSKFSLTRGEGGIFDTQASFGWGLASGAVRLGVDRRADDGLLGANGQNQLNRVNLRADVRTDAGNDWQLRAGMTALTSGKGQFGSIEARSAQLDTSFIQLDWRRNLDMDSDLAVSLSQTQEKYADTISAYNLNYDGVSSNTTLTTTHTFRLGAEKRIVWGGEFRSESIVSKSFYNQDNAMVTEYSRIFGNFEWRLGTDWLLNAGALAEHSSVAGSSVAPRVMINWHFLPGHTLRAGASRAYRPPSTFEKSANLYLMGAPYILASGNVTPESLKVTELGYLVDLPKNGLSGDLRVFREALSGFIRQQNNTPTRDYANDEDFAIQGWEYQLKWRPWSGAQLIINQTYTDNSSMRYGTGTAYAAPKMASSLVWMQKLSCGLDLTLMHQDSGTATLQGSGLGSRVAMTRTDLRLGWPLRWGAHTGELALTLQNLGLPYQDYDPDYLFLKRALITLRLDN